In Chrysemys picta bellii isolate R12L10 unplaced genomic scaffold, ASM1138683v2 scaf991, whole genome shotgun sequence, the sequence TTAAGGGAGATGAATTGGAGCTGATTAGACCACCTGGCCCTAATTGGGGAAGTAgagacagctgctgcctaattaggctggggctgtataaaagcctcaggggaaggaagccaggagaggagcaggaagaaagggaaaaggcaggaagtggaagcagggaggtagctctcctctccctcctgcctgTAGGTAAAGGGCTACTTGTATGGTGAAAAGGTGGTGAGAGCACAAcgtgtaaataaactgcaccagaGGTTACTGAAGTGACTTTATCAGCCCAACAGGGTTAGGAGCCAACAGGGTCCTGCAGCACCTTGTtacagacacccagagcatagggttgtgtgcctgaccatcttagctaatagatTCATCAgtggctatcttccatgaatgtatctagtggtttttgaacccagttatacctttgaccttcacaacatccccgggcaacaagttccacaggttgactgtgcgttgtgtgaagatgtACTGCCTtacgtttgttttaaacttgctgcctattaatttcatttattccaaatatttactaaatttcaattggtattctgttgcttaacagtgcgattaaaactgtgattaatcatgattaattattttaatcgcaattaatttgtTTCAGGTAATCGCGTgacttaactgcgattaatcgacatccctaattttggtaatttattaagaaaatgtgtcagcaaataatggaaaatggtgtgattatattgtgttattttgacaaatacaatatgcagaattttacagaatttttaattttttggtgcagaattccctcagttgTACATGGAAGCTGCATTACTTtctacttatcaacattgaatttcatctgccattttgttgcccagtcatccagtttggGGAGATCCCTCTGCAACTCTTCACAGACAGCTTTGAACTTAGCTATCATGTAGGATACGTGTCTAGAGAAAGGTCAGTTTATATAAGATAAGAGGCTTGTGAAGGAGAATTATCCCTATTTGGGCTGGATTGCATAGAACGAGAGAGGATGGAGAGGAGCTGGATAAATACCTGGAGAAGGATGAGGGGACCAAAGCACAAGTTTGCAGATCAGCTAGCGAACATACcatatggcatgaacctgttagtccctcgtagattcgtccacactgcatctacttctgctgtcaaaccttcttgtggctccatagcatgagagggctaatgcacagattccatctcttcctacaaggtcacaaagaatgtatcagagatcggaggctaatcagaagaaagggatgtaatgaaccagctatcttgcaactcgtcccattatggaaggaagacagagacgtgagagcaaaggcccttggttttacactaaccgtcttgtcacctttttgtttagctggagccagtagctgtcattctgctgagtactggggtcacttaaactcatcgccagttgcctacatctcatggggaacaatgcaggtaattaccacaggatcatgcaggcactggcttcagggctggagtggtggctcagctgacctcctccagtcaccaacttctctgtgggaactcagggccctcctgagtcccatcggtggttttgggaagggtccgggccacccaagagatctctgtcaggagcattttccctctcctcctggccagtcaagcagcagagcaggttcctgaatctagcccctagggtctgacgtgactggtttctgccaccatcccgaacttgctgaatggcccgtgagataCTGACATGGACAGAGAAATCcagatcttgctgcaggccactgagagctgagacagagagaggaagctcaggtcaaaacacatatcgtattagcatgccctagcacctgcaccatgggcctctgtatcttccacaggggcggctctatgttttttgccaccccaagcacggcagtcaggcggcctttggtggcatgcctccgggcggtccgctggtcacgtggattcagcggcgtttctgtcggtgatctgccagtcccgcgccttcagcgtacctgccgccgaattgccgccgaagctgcgggaccggcggtcctccctcaggcatgccgccgaaggctgcctgactgcagccctcacggcgaccggcacgccgccccccgtgaCTTGCCatcccaggtacgcacttgctgcgctggggcctggagcctggagccacccctgatcttccacagcaactaactcctcccagatgctctggacccaccagggctatcagtgtcatcgccatctgataaccccttaagtcctcagtgacatctgcccttggcagcaccatcttccactgcattctggggcatccacctccttagcaccatctccctgacacatgccagggcctctcaccctgcctggcatttactttctccttgtaaaaccttctggcacctggagatggaagtgacgcctgacatcagagaaaacaaagctgggactgatgtccaggctctctcaacagctacctctggccacgtctaaattgaactaAATGCGGCAgcatggcgggggagttgcactttttcctagactggttcacaagtgggagggatagctcagtggttcgagcattgacctgctaaacccagggttgtgagttcaatccttgagggggccatttagggaactggggtttaaaaaacaaacaaacactatctggggattggtccttctttgagcaggggggtggattagatgatctcctgaggtcccttccaaccctgatatcctacaaggagcatgagctctccttccatatgcaaacacagccatgtggcaactacttacactgaagtatcagctccttctcttgcctgaccatggcgggctctgagcttcgaacagtgcaacctggaacgtacaatggaaatgaatcttgcaggagttttcacctcccctggggctaccttttaaaaaatgtcagtctttccaacaagcaaaacagctttcaagtggtccctgggataatcagacaagtccacaagctccaagacagagaggctcatgtcttgaaagatacagagagcctgattgccaatggctatggtattgctgcagtcccacagggattccagtgggtggagctggagggtagggttgtaatttgctccaggccttttgatataatccccagcccaactgcctcaagggcaggaaatcgagacactaggatcccagggggttaattcttgctgctagtgccctccaagcagaacacaggacaacctctcagatagaagttgcttaagaaaagtagtggttaccgataaagatggctgctgcccgtcgtattggagcctgggggctttggaggtgatccagacattggagcaagatttcagatacgttcttgagcttcagcacctaggaatagaaaccaaagaagcttcttgttgctcgggccgcagggtgaggagaagagatatttcatctgcttggcttggaggggtgggaagaatgcagctcccatctccatgtaccctgggggcgaccatctacatgccaggcagtcattaaatgaccatttcaaagtgtcaccagacacattgctggtgtctgagctgctggcactgcagggctggagcctggcactagagaacactgaagcccggttgtatgggcttcatctggggaggacattagagagggtgcagagcataagaaatacggtgcagaagtggccaatgggctggggtaaggtgaaaaatgggaacatccagtttcctgcaggattcagaaggcatttttgccatcaactaattctttatgttctgagctttcaccgccgtactgaactcctggccaggtctaGCTGTTCAGATcggacaggcactgggaggagtgggggagctgggtgcttctaagaggaatccagagtgcagtatgctagtactagacatgcaatcagagcagtgagtgagagaacacgtttccggtcccacatctagaagcagcactcatgagaagccgattgttcacttacagagtgctggcagatcgtgtccaccacctggggatgggtgtgccaagccttcttgctgttaatctgcttaggacaagaccatcccaggagctgaaaacacccagccaaggctttctgacacctctgcaacacaagatgggacaaggagagtttgcatcatgagaagagctggaatctgtggtcactctgcagtgaaaagccagctgaaatgatcaatgagggaaaggaatgtggggtcacatggtatcctgctgacccttggtgtctctttgttcctattagtggaggctcctggagtttgatcttcatggtggctgcagttcagtgacttaggaagtggctgctgggagccataaaacatttccacttgtgtgtccattgaaggccagggaacttgcttgggtaagcaggtagggctgagatttttcactttggggaggcggctctggagacagacctagcaggagagctggagcagtcagggcctgctgcaccagggagcacatggcagcgggactcaccttgcccacgtcagggtcctcgtcctgtaagtgaaggagcagtgggaccaggctgcgggtcacttcctcctgcagcaggggcttctgcctcctcgtcactgtgttaagcaactttgtaaagagcatgatggcagcagagtgcacctggggtctcacctgtgatggacacacaaccatgaggggatctcaccgagggagcttcacactctccttacagggtgagctcggcacaatgcaaaccacagataggggccagtctgactaataactccatggtctgcccaccaagaggacacccatttgcagaaaggtttgggtggaggggcagacaacacaggttaggacagtggttcctaaatttccctggaggcctcctgtaagtgctgactccatccacagtgaagggctctttggagggtttctttaatgggttcaacactttcatagtttcatagcatttaagggccattcattcatctagactccaaagcacaggacattacatttcaccccatgaccactacattgagcatgttaacttgagttagattaaagcatatcagtcctcaggagaccaaacggttgcatgccacacacagagaacacgagagaccaaggtgtcaccaatgcctgaggcccaggcaatggctcggaactgatcaggtcagatatacCACCACTAcaactccagagtcacaacactgcctggctggggatgggcaggtcaagagcccctgacttacagcatcgagtaaggggattagcttcctggccacgctggtgcgctcactcccatccaggctctgcagaaggttctgaacagctgagatggcctccagaatactcccatcatccttctcatccgagccccaaaggatggcaggcagcagggccttgacttgttccacctacacacacacacacatggggggactcatcagatctcccagccctccagtgagtacaagccacagtgccagggctgtgtttattctaccccattgcaccaagtcagagagaagctccgtctccacagtcggaggcgtggtgctttagaatcgacggggatgcctgatgaggcaatcagtgaatcctaaccctgtcccgggtcgttctggtgtagggtgggcaaagctgtggtttgcttcagggcttttctctcttttctacgtgctattcattattattatagcagatgctggcagcaatctccatagttaaggctggtacacagtttccattctagttgctccttttgatacgctcctaaaaacattccctttttggatggaaatgttccatgctgtctccccagtcaattgtgattttttcctggggagattgcgtctctgagctgtaggacagtttttccacttacaaacaaacaaacaaaaacttctagccaccttcttttcccatgcagacaatccgccaaatggtgaaacttggggaaaaaatcaaacctggcccatggggagtcctaggtgagagctgaaccctctgcaaagtttgagaaacttggacctgatagtgcaaggcactgaaatatcatttgggggcagggtcacaaacactctttaagggccagagactttggggccagccagccccatgcattaatcagatgcagcggaggaggagagaactattttgggctgtcaggaaggaaggggaagcaggagcaggggggagtggctcctagagtaccctgggagggaaggcagggggaatctgatgggggaaaagggtctccagggaggaagccttgggaagcattcctcccccaagagaacaaagaactctgCAGAGCCTGAGggcaaagagcttgcagaaggggtgcccaggaaggtggccaaagttaagttttcttatgtttactaaggacagggtggaacctttgttgagtgagctcagaagaggagatgtggtaatggcagaagatcctgtttctgatttttagtctgttggacattgtcaggtttgattctgagggttttatctttggccttcaaaggcttgtttgtcttaataaatgagcctgaataagggtgttattgaacgaggtatttgtgaagtcaagccgaggaggggaaaactgaggcagtgctgcaatgttgggtcttgccactggagggggctatgagacagggccttatgtgctcgctaaggtctttagaccaatcaaggtcttcctttgtgacagcaccaggaatggtctctccaagaaggaacaggaatgctgctggggtaatttgcatgggggagaattagggttaccatatctgaactttcaaagagaggacactccattggggggggtagccccgccccctagccactccctcccacttcccgccctctgacagccccccccgaactcccgacccatccaccacccccccgctctctgtcccctgactgccccccttctccaactccccggcccccttaccgtgccactcgacttagagcaggtgtctggctccacgccccaaggagcgccccgcccgagtgctgccgagcggcgtgctgaggctgtgggggaggggggaagcgggggaggggctctggccgccgctgccagccccgccgccgcgttccctcacaggagaacagccccgccccccagcgctgccgggcggtgtgctaaggctgcaggggatggggggagctgggaaggggctttggctgccaagGCCCCAATGCCAgtggcgctcggccgccctgtcagccgcttttcggtcgataattagccgactggggggaaatcccggacatttttagatttttagaaattccccccggacggctatttaaagagcgaaaagccggacatgtccggggaaacccggacgtgtgaTAGCCCTAGGAGAGTGAtaacgtccacctgaaatccaagcagtaaaatcccatctaaaatactctctgaggaaagatctgcattgaggggccgttgtgatccccgttcctgctggggaaatggaggcaccgagagggtcagcaagtcagcagcagaggtgggctcagaacactgtgcctcactgcctgcccagaactcagtccactgggtcacagccaccccgttcgttttccagttaaccaagcctgggctctcaccttccctggttgggttgccaggatgccgagtcctcttagaccaagtgaacggaaaactgggctggggtgttttgtccactcctcgagacggtccaaagtgtctggatgtgggagcttcttggcctctttgtaacgcagaagctgaaaacaacacagagcgaatcagcaacagggtgcttaccggaaaactttgtgtgtcggttctgtggagaggcatcataacctccatgttgtaccgtccattgctatacatcagccccactttgtgtgtgacacccagtcctcccactgacttcctggggcttcgactggccgttagcactagactcagccataggcgttagcagagctgctctaccctccaggagaacatgtagggcaacaaaatgttcagtgaccatttgtatggcggactcttgtgcatctgggggtttgccaagagcagccgaacccctcgtggtgaccctgtgaagcagaacaagccgctctgagatcacgcgaaagctgggactgagaaatcaaacccctgagttgaaatcctgaccccactgaagtcagtggaagttttgccattgatcgcaatgggcccaggattggactcctggtgaggagagaattaaaccccatcccttaatgagttagatgaggagacaatccctgaaaactgtcaataggaactagccagacagaaaccgtggaaatggggaggacaacctagcgatggactatagagccacctcattcctggtgatgtgcctctaactaacccatccaatagagaaggttaaagattgctcaccacattcagagctaatgatcctgcatctgggggagcttttaccatgatcctctctcctccatacccactcaaaatgcccctctttgcttttccttagtgacttcgcagggaggaacctttcatggacctgcagaaaggctgatgctgacaggagacccagctgcccttcgggagagtccaggctgatgctgttctacagaaccttagtttcttggatcttcccatcaggctcctgattacaactttggagcaaccaatgatcccctaaaggatccatctcagattttacactgagcgtgctgggacaggactgggggagcctagtcagtgctgcatggacacctggcaatgtggacatgaccaataaagctcatcgtttatgtagcgcaagaatgagtctcaaaggcttgatttaagcagttgctcactaatctaggacacaagacccaattgctctcatcagctaatgaaacttacttctacaaagaaggccatcatggtcagcctgtgtttcttatcacctctgtcgaggagtgggatcactaggtccagcagcatccttgtggtctcagggcaagcatagtgcaccacggctctgtgacacaaagcagaaatacctttgttagtaaaggaagaagcacattctgcaacaagggggtgaggggtcagcttggggccacatggcagcccagaagtgaggactgtttcattctggaattgcccccactagcaggactgactgcatggaaaacgcttgtgtattacctggccagcaggctcaccccacggaggtgatcttgggggctttgtaggaggatccagccttgctccttctccataacagtcagctcggaacggcagccaacacagagaagcagcatctttatagcctccactgcagagctagattcaaacaacacaccagtgTGACTGAGTgcctcatggtaggtctgtcagggagtgacagattcacttgtgtgtggaaagacacaccaatggtttaaatagagcttaggaaggcacaggttcgtgactggggttcctaggcactatagtaatacaatttaataatatgaagaaagagaaagagttctgagcaaatcctacagacaattgcacatcagcactagggcatgtcaatgtcacagaacaggagaacttcagccctttagtgtcggacccacattcctttgacacactggcaaattggctcccactaatttctccccatagctgctgggatagtctttctacttcctctgcagtgcattggtcggtatgtcatttaccactgagagacacctttgcaacctaagccctgcctgctaactccctgagaattagagagttatggaaaacctgcaggggccacaagagagctggagaagagaactatgacttctctatgactgtccatgtaattagactgttgactttccagtaggcgcagtacctggtgtggaggttctgccggctgctttcccttccggagactttatcccctggtatgctctgtcccaggctgaaatggatttcgacaagaagagccattagcagctgaggatagaggcgggttgtggcatctctggacttgctcaccgagatcatctcatagagggcgcatgtggcctgaagagggaacaagacagacacaagcttacttggaaatcctactccctcctgtgtcagttctcaggacttcctgcttatgtgctatgaaactcccctgattcatggagaaacaaaccgagttaaactgccctgagcagcagggcgggggaagccgggcactggcaggttgaaAGCTTTGCCTTGTGGAGACTGGTGACGctaggctgcattgccacacaggggacctagctttgatttcggatctcgcagagcttcctgacctgcag encodes:
- the LOC135979555 gene encoding maestro heat-like repeat-containing protein family member 7; amino-acid sequence: MLLDLVIPLLDRGDKKHRLTMMAFFVELLRYKEAKKLPHPDTLDRLEEWTKHPSPVFRSLGLRGLGILATQPGKVEQVKALLPAILWGSDEKDDGSILEAISAVQNLLQSLDGSERTSVARKLIPLLDAVSQGLLTCPSPARQCCDSGVVVVVYLT